The following proteins are encoded in a genomic region of Arachis stenosperma cultivar V10309 chromosome 4, arast.V10309.gnm1.PFL2, whole genome shotgun sequence:
- the LOC130975674 gene encoding protein DETOXIFICATION 34-like, producing MMKSYSEESNNGSSSGKLSSKVGVNISKGETPLFVSSSLEAAELHHAPDGLVEINLGDYEHGINGLKDFIHVFILESIKLWAIAGPIAFNILCNYAVNSFTNIFVGHLGNLELSAVAISLSVISNLSFGFLLGMASALETLCGQAYGAGQVEMLGIYMQRSWIILFGACILLLPIYIYSEPILILLGQDHEIAELAGTFTIQSIPQMFSLAINFTTQKFLQAQSRVAILAWLGFVSLIVHIGILALFIKLLGWGTAGAAAAYNITAWGISLSQLVYVVNWCTEGWKGLSWLAFKDLWNFTKLSFASAVMLCLEIWYFMILIVLTGHLDNPVIAVGSLSICMNIDGWEGMLFIGINAAISVRVSNELGSGHPKAAKYSVIVTVTQSLIFGILSALIIMVAKDHIAVIFTESVEMQRAVSKLASLLGITMILNSVQPVISGVAVGGGWQALVAYINLFCYYIVGLPLGFLLGYKMGLRVQGIWIGMICGTILQTMILLYIIYTTNWNREVEEASKRMRKWTGQELELHSMS from the exons atgatgaagaGTTATTCAGAGGAGAGCAATAATGGCTCATCCTCTGGTAAATTATCCTCTAAGGTTGGTGTTAATATATCAAAGGGTGAGACACCATTgtttgtttcttcttctttggaaGCTGCAGAGCTTCATCATGCACCTGATGGATTAGTGGAGATAAATTTAGGTGACTATGAACATGGAataaatggcttaaaagatTTTATTCATGTGTTTATTTTGGAGTCTATTAAGCTTTGGGCCATTGCAGGACCTATTGCTTTCAATATACTATGCAATTATGCTGTTAATTCCTTCACAAATATATTTGTTGGCCATCTTGGTAATTTGGAGCTTTCTGCAGTTGCTATCTCCCTCTCTGTCATCTCAAATTTATCATTTGGATTCTTG CTAGGTATGGCTAGTGCACTAGAGACTCTATGTGGTCAAGCATATGGTGCTGGACAAGTAGAAATGCTTGGAATATATATGCAAAGATCTTGGATAATCTTATTTGGTGCATGCATATTGCTCTTACCAATTTACATTTATTCTGAACCAATCCTAATACTCCTTGGTCAAGATCATGAAATTGCTGAGCTTGCTGGAACATTCACAATCCAAAGCATCCCTCAAATGTTCTCCTTAGCCATCAATTTCACCACACAAAAGTTCTTGCAAGCACAAAGTAGAGTTGCAATTCTAGCATGGCTTGGTTTTGTATCCCTCATTGTCCACATTGGCATTCTTGCACTTTTCATCAAGTTGCTTGGTTGGGGAACAGCAGGTGCTGCTGCAGCATATAATATAACTGCTTGGGGGATTTCTTTGTCACAATTGGTTTATGTTGTTAATTGGTGCACTGAAGGGTGGAAGGGTTTGTCATGGTTAGCATTTAAGGATCTTTGGAATTTTACCAAGTTGTCTTTTGCTTCAGCAGTCATGCTTTGCCTTGAGATTTGGTATTTCATGATTTTGATTGTTCTCACTGGACACCTTGACAACCCAGTTATTGCTGTTGGCTCACTTTCAATATG CATGAATATAGATGGTTGGGAAGGAATGCTATTCATAGGGATCAATGCAGCTATTAG TGTGAGGGTTTCCAATGAGCTTGGATCAGGGCACCCGAAAGCAGCAAAGTATTCAGTGATTGTGACAGTTACTCAGTCCCTCATCTTTGGAATACTTTCTGCTCTCATTATTATGGTTGCAAAAGATCATATTGCTGTCATTTTCACTGAGAGTGTAGAAATGCAAAGGGCAGTTTCTAAGTTAGCATCACTTCTTGGCATTACCATGATACTCAATAGTGTTCAACCAGTTATATCAG GTGTAGCCGTTGGAGGAGGTTGGCAAGCATTGGTAGCTTACATCAACCTTTTTTGTTACTACATTGTTGGACTCCCTCTTGGATTTCTTCTTGGTTACAAGATGGGATTAAGAGTGCAG GGTATCTGGATTGGAATGATATGTGGGACCATATTACAGACAATGATCTTGCTGTATATTATCTATACTACCAATTGGAATAGAGAG GTTGAAGAAGCATCAAAACGAATGCGGAAATGGACAGGTCAAGAATTGGAGCTTCATTCCATGAGCTAG
- the LOC130976122 gene encoding probable E3 ubiquitin-protein ligase RHB1A isoform X1: MGGCCCSARKPHLHGTPVYYYCPPTLEERELLTSNDASAATLTAGLLIGLNLDASTPDTFQPPPAPLPYDVVFGGSASTDSESGRETVSGSSFETLIAREDLEEAESKVKAQENSEPISPKKAELLKSNQTQVLLTEEEDVCPICLEEYDVENPKNLTKCEHHFHLSCILEWMERSDSCPICDQVLETKRVYFCHQSVMIWCEMIIVFHVTGNDILMRRTWRLIVSILKIKTC; encoded by the exons ATGGGAGGTTGCTGTTGTTCTGCCAGAAAACCTCATCTGCATGGAACACCAGTTTATTACTAT TGCCCGCCAACTTTGGAGGAGCGCGAGTTGTTAACCTCTAATGATGCTTCTGCTGCTACACTCACTGCTGGATTGCTGATTGGCTTAAACCTGGATGCGTCCACACCCGATACTTTCCAGCCGCCTCCTGCGCCTCTGCCTTATGATGTGGTCTTTGGAGGTTCTGCATCAACAGATTCTGAGTCTGGTAGAGAAACCGTTAGTGGTAGTAGTTTCGAGACTTTAATTGCACGAGAAGATCTTGAAGAAGCAGAAAGTAAAGTTAAAGCTCAAGAAAATTCTGAGCCTATATCTCCAAAGAAGGCAGAGCTATTAAAATCAAATCAGACTCAAGTATTACTGACAGAAGAAGAGGATGTTTGTCCAATTTGTCTGGAAG AATATGATGTTGAGAATCCCAAAAATCTGACGAAATGCGAGCACCACTTTCACCTGTCTTGCATTCTTGAGTGGATGGAAAGAAGTGACTCCTGCCCAATATGTGATCAG GTATTGGAAACGAAGAGGGTATACTTTTGTCATCAATCAGTTATGATTTGGTGCGAAATGATCATAGTCTTCCATGTTACAGGAAATGATATTTTGATGAGACGCACATGGCGATTAATTGTTTcaattttaaagatcaaaacttGCTAA
- the LOC130976122 gene encoding probable E3 ubiquitin-protein ligase RHB1A isoform X2 — protein MGGCCCSARKPHLHGTPVYYYCPPTLEERELLTSNDASAATLTAGLLIGLNLDASTPDTFQPPPAPLPYDVVFGGSASTDSESGRETVSGSSFETLIAREDLEEAESKVKAQENSEPISPKKAELLKSNQTQVLLTEEEDVCPICLEEYDVENPKNLTKCEHHFHLSCILEWMERSDSCPICDQEMIF, from the exons ATGGGAGGTTGCTGTTGTTCTGCCAGAAAACCTCATCTGCATGGAACACCAGTTTATTACTAT TGCCCGCCAACTTTGGAGGAGCGCGAGTTGTTAACCTCTAATGATGCTTCTGCTGCTACACTCACTGCTGGATTGCTGATTGGCTTAAACCTGGATGCGTCCACACCCGATACTTTCCAGCCGCCTCCTGCGCCTCTGCCTTATGATGTGGTCTTTGGAGGTTCTGCATCAACAGATTCTGAGTCTGGTAGAGAAACCGTTAGTGGTAGTAGTTTCGAGACTTTAATTGCACGAGAAGATCTTGAAGAAGCAGAAAGTAAAGTTAAAGCTCAAGAAAATTCTGAGCCTATATCTCCAAAGAAGGCAGAGCTATTAAAATCAAATCAGACTCAAGTATTACTGACAGAAGAAGAGGATGTTTGTCCAATTTGTCTGGAAG AATATGATGTTGAGAATCCCAAAAATCTGACGAAATGCGAGCACCACTTTCACCTGTCTTGCATTCTTGAGTGGATGGAAAGAAGTGACTCCTGCCCAATATGTGATCAG GAAATGATATTTTGA
- the LOC130976121 gene encoding uncharacterized protein LOC130976121 produces the protein MAFNLILWYHPNLVLIVFVLFSCSFCVFSSTDEAGGSGETFTVSSFSYPETRLRPFDLRYIRVDLPPWFSVLSIALNSNVDLDISRIETAPQSMLPIICFRDGSPPLPDALNISMTNSAISGINGLDVEQCFPMQKNITMTLTNNQISPGVWYIGLFNGIGPTRTQSKMIIRGPAYSFIANISVEACANSMMRGNFCNSTVYPLSCTSSGNYNALAVMANTAVMENVVTCRSSFKMFCGHEGVPNFFSLDIMNVAEELTFTVKDVRFNTTSLNSSSAANDVHLMCFIRHGAMPSATLYDYTSDLNKVPLVIHSPLIGRWYISIVPVNLTTTRDSNAGVCYSMVSHLLQCPFGKGGPNCTMNSYMLQTFVRRGPTPFESYYLPVNGGASHDSANFPLEPLLSNSSYNGQPDNIWTFFLLDIPRGGAGGNIHVQLSSDVKINYEIYARFGGLPSLVSWDYYYVNKTRRSDPSMFFKLYDSRDDKADFYIMYAREGTWGFGLRHVNTSNDSLKGPTIMSISLERCPKRCSSHGECKFSFDASGLTSYSFCSCDRNHGGFDCSIEIVTHQGHVRQSIFLIVSNAAAILPAYWALRKKALAEWVLFTSSGISSGLYHACDVGTWCALSYNVLQFMDFWLSFMAVISTFLYLATIDEVFKRAIHTVIAILTALLAATKATRSSNILLVIVIGALGLLIGWLIEISTKYRSLSIPVRFPLNLRLSFQTIKTWIISLVRTLLRRYNLAYAMAGFAALAMAAVSWTLETSENYWFWHSFWHITIYTSSFFFLCSKANVVDSENHLPANGNYELTHQNSLPRSG, from the exons GATATCTCAAGAATTGAAACGGCTCCACAGAGTATGTTGCCGATCATATGCTTTAGAGATGGAAGTCCTCCACTGCCAGATGCCTTAAACATATCAATGACGAATTCAGCAATCTCAG GGATAAATGGTCTTGATGTAGAGCAGTGTTTTCCAATGCAGAAAAATATCACTATGACATTGACAAACAATCAG ATATCTCCAGGTGTTTGGTACATTGGCCTTTTCAATGGCATTGGACCTACAAGGACACAGTCAAAGATG ATTATCCGAGGTCCGGCATACTCCTTCATTGCTAATATCAGCGTGGAAGCATGCGCAAATTCAATGATGAGGGGGAATTTCTGTAACAGTACAGTATATCCACTCTCATGCACATCTTCCGGTAACTATAATGCTTTGGCGGTTATGGCGAACAcggcagtaatggagaatgttGTGACCTGCAGGAGTAGTTTTAAAATGTTTTGTGGTCATGAAGGTGTACCAAACTTCTTCTCCTTGGATATAATGAATGTGGCAGAAGAACTTACCTTTACAGTTAAAGATGTCAGATTCAACACTACATCTTTGAATAGCAGTTCTGCTGCAAATGATGTTCATTTAATGTGTTTTATTCGACACGGTGCAATGCCTTCGGCAACTTTGTATGATTATACCAGTGATTTAAATAAAGTTCCATTGGTTATACATTCTCCACTAATTGGTCGTTGGTACATTAGTATAGTACCTGTCAATCTTACGACAACTCGGGACAGCAATGCTGGAGTTTGCTATTCAATGGTGTCGCATCTGCTTCAATGCCCTTTTGGGAAAGGTGGGCCAAATTGTACAATGAATAGCTACATGCTCCAG ACATTTGTAAGGAGAGGTCCAACCCCGTTTGAATCGTACTACTTACCGGTCAATGGCGGAGCATCACATGATTCGGCAAACTTCCCTCTCGAGCCACTTTTAAGCAACTCATCATACAATGGACAACCAGATAACATTTGGACTTTCTTTCTTTTGGACATACCTCGCGGTGGAGCCGGAGGAAATATTCATGTTCAGCTTTCCTCGGATGTCAAGATCAATTATGAAATATATGCTCGATTTGGTGGATTGCCGTCGCTTGTTAGCTGGGATTATTATTATGTGAACAAGACAAGGAGAAGTGATCCGTCAATGTTTTTCAAGCTCTATGATTCAAGGGATGACAAGGCTGATTTTTATATTATGTATGCTAGAGAAGGAACTTGGGGATTTGGTCTAAGACATGTTAATACCAGCAACGATTCTTTAAAGGGGCCAACTATCATGTCAATTTCGCTTGAACGGTGCCCAAAACGTTGTTCCTCCCACGGCGAATGTAAATTCTCTTTCGATGCTAGCGGATTGACATCATACAG CTTCTGCTCTTGTGATCGAAACCATGGAGGCTTTGACTGTAGCATTGAAATTGTAACTCATCAAG GACATGTTCGACAATCAATTTTTCTCATTGTATCGAATGCTGCAGCCATACTTCCTGCCTATTGGGCCCTTAGGAAGAAG GCATTAGCAGAATGGGTTTTATTCACATCCAGTGGAATTTCAAGTGGACTATATCATGCATGTGATGTTGGCACCTGGTGTGCATTAAGCTATAATGTCCTACAG TTCATGGACTTTTGGCTCTCCTTCATGGCTGTGATTAGCACTTTTCTTTATCTTGCTACCATTGATGAAGTATTTAAGAGAGCAATCCACACAGTTATTGCTATCCTTACAGCCCTATTGGCAGCAACAAAAGCAACCAG GTCTTCCAATATTCTTCTTGTTATTGTGATTGGTGCTCTTGGTCTTCTTATTGGATGGTTGATAGAGATCTCAACAAAGTATAGATCCCTTTCAATTCCAGTTAGATTCCCATTGAATTTACGTCTCAG TTTTCAAACCATAAAGACATGGATCATTAGTCTTGTCAGGACACTTCTGAGACGGTACAATTTGGCTTATGCTATGGCCGGTTTTGCCGCATTGGCCATGGCAGCAGTAAGCTGGACACTCGAAACTAGTGAAAACTACTGGTTCTGGCATAG CTTTTGGCATATTACAATATATacatcttctttcttcttcctttgtTCAAAGGCAAATGTTGTGGATAGTGAGAATCATCTACCAGCAAATGGAAACTATGAACTGACTCATCAGAATTCGCTTCCAAGAAGTGGTTAG